In a single window of the Elaeis guineensis isolate ETL-2024a chromosome 8, EG11, whole genome shotgun sequence genome:
- the LOC140851175 gene encoding uncharacterized protein, translating to MKSLNRKWKEYRAQLKKDYMRQGMTEEEVARNCPPDVPPHQWMELVHYWFSERAQTYSAIGRAARAAQSVPHTSGSKSYARLRQEFVDEHGREPGQVKFYRMTHTHQDGTFVRDESRNLYVRHY from the exons atgaagtctctcaaccgcaaatggaaagaatatagagcacaattgaagaaggactatatgagacagggtatgacagaggaggaggttgctaggaattgtcctcctgatgtaccccctcatcagtggatggagttggttcattattggttctccgagagggcacag acttattctgctattggtagagctgcacgagcagctcagtctgttcctcatacatcggggtcgaagagttatgcacgactccgacaggagttt gtggatgagcatgggagggaacccggacaagtgaagttttaccggatgactcatactcatcaggatggtacttttgttcgagatgagtcgagaaatttatatgtacggcattattaa